The following proteins are encoded in a genomic region of Maribacter hydrothermalis:
- the feoB gene encoding ferrous iron transport protein B — MSKQINVALIGNPNTGKTSVFNQLTGLNQKVGNYPGITVEKKEGICKLPRGVKAHILDLPGTYSLNTTSLDESVAVELLLNKNDKNHPDVAVVVSDVENLKRNLLLFTQIKDLKIPAILVINMADRMSRKGITIDIDLLEKKLNSKIALVSTRKATGIERLRELIADYKNLSNAQNVDISVIAPDYFEKLRETFPKEDIYKLWLVITQDVNFMPLEKKLIKDTSSFATKSKSELKRLQQKETILRYQFINGILKETYKIDVNAAKGFRATLDKVLTHKVFGYVIFFLILLTIFQAIYGWSEYPMDLIDGFFASATEWVKDTLPPGVFTNLIAEGILAGIGGIVIFIPQIAFLFLFIALLEETGYMSRVVFLMDRIMRPFGLSGKSVVPLISGTACAIPAVMATRTIENWKERLITILVTPFTTCSARLPVYLIIIALVIPEGNFLGLSYKALTLMSLYLMGFGAAILSAVILNKILNIKSKSFFVVEMPNYKLPLLKNVGYTVIEKTKSFVFGAGKIILAISIILWFLGSNGFSDEFKNAETIVTNRVKEEGFSTSSEIYFDNHQDGIDLNDVSGTNQKNELEERALAQEIAGYKLEHSYMGYMGKAIEPIVRPLGYDWKIGIAVLTSFAAREVFVGTLATIYSVGNDEEETIKNRMAAEVNPRTKKPLFNLASGISLLLFYAFAMQCMSTLAVVKRETNSWKWPAGQLVFMSLFAYIVALIAYQLLK, encoded by the coding sequence ATGAGCAAGCAAATTAATGTAGCCCTTATTGGCAATCCAAATACCGGAAAAACATCTGTTTTTAACCAACTCACAGGACTTAATCAAAAAGTGGGTAACTACCCGGGTATTACTGTTGAAAAAAAAGAAGGTATCTGCAAATTACCTAGGGGGGTAAAGGCACACATTCTAGATTTACCAGGTACGTATAGTTTAAATACAACGTCGTTAGACGAAAGTGTTGCCGTAGAATTATTATTAAACAAAAATGACAAGAATCACCCAGATGTTGCCGTTGTGGTTTCCGATGTCGAAAATTTAAAACGAAACCTACTCCTTTTCACTCAAATAAAAGACTTAAAAATACCAGCTATTTTAGTGATTAACATGGCTGACCGTATGTCTCGTAAAGGGATTACGATAGATATAGATTTACTAGAAAAGAAACTTAATTCTAAAATAGCTTTAGTTAGCACTCGTAAAGCAACAGGTATTGAAAGGTTAAGAGAGCTTATTGCCGATTACAAAAATTTATCTAATGCTCAAAACGTTGATATTTCTGTAATTGCCCCTGATTATTTTGAAAAGCTACGGGAGACATTCCCGAAAGAAGATATTTACAAACTTTGGTTGGTAATTACCCAAGATGTGAATTTTATGCCTCTTGAAAAAAAGCTAATTAAAGACACATCTTCATTTGCAACAAAATCAAAATCAGAACTAAAACGCCTACAGCAAAAAGAGACGATTTTAAGGTACCAATTTATCAATGGTATTTTAAAAGAAACCTATAAGATTGACGTTAATGCTGCAAAAGGTTTTAGAGCAACTTTAGATAAGGTTTTGACCCATAAAGTCTTTGGTTACGTTATATTTTTTCTAATTCTATTAACCATTTTTCAAGCTATTTATGGCTGGAGCGAATACCCAATGGATTTAATAGATGGCTTTTTTGCCTCAGCTACAGAATGGGTAAAAGACACCTTACCACCTGGTGTATTTACCAATCTTATTGCGGAAGGTATTTTAGCTGGTATAGGTGGTATTGTAATTTTTATTCCTCAGATTGCATTCTTATTTTTATTTATAGCACTACTTGAAGAAACGGGCTATATGAGTAGGGTTGTATTCTTAATGGATAGAATTATGCGCCCCTTTGGCCTAAGTGGAAAAAGTGTTGTACCCTTAATTTCTGGTACCGCATGTGCAATACCTGCAGTTATGGCTACTAGAACAATAGAAAACTGGAAGGAAAGACTAATTACTATTTTAGTAACACCATTTACTACCTGCTCGGCACGTTTACCGGTCTATTTAATAATAATTGCACTGGTAATTCCAGAGGGAAACTTCCTTGGTTTAAGTTATAAAGCTTTAACCTTAATGTCCTTATATTTAATGGGCTTTGGAGCAGCCATATTATCGGCCGTTATTTTAAATAAAATTCTTAACATTAAGAGCAAATCTTTCTTTGTAGTAGAAATGCCCAATTATAAATTACCATTGCTTAAAAATGTAGGGTATACCGTTATTGAAAAGACTAAAAGTTTTGTTTTTGGAGCTGGTAAAATAATACTTGCCATCTCAATAATACTTTGGTTTTTAGGCTCCAACGGATTTTCTGATGAGTTTAAAAATGCAGAAACTATTGTAACAAATAGAGTAAAAGAAGAAGGTTTTAGTACAAGTAGCGAAATTTATTTTGACAACCACCAAGATGGAATTGATTTAAACGACGTAAGTGGTACTAATCAAAAAAATGAACTTGAGGAACGTGCTTTAGCTCAAGAGATTGCAGGCTACAAACTAGAGCATTCGTATATGGGTTATATGGGAAAAGCAATAGAACCTATTGTAAGACCATTAGGTTACGACTGGAAGATTGGCATAGCCGTTCTTACTTCTTTTGCAGCCAGGGAAGTCTTCGTAGGCACGCTTGCTACCATTTATAGTGTTGGTAATGACGAAGAGGAAACTATAAAAAATAGAATGGCCGCAGAAGTCAACCCTAGAACTAAAAAACCATTGTTTAATTTGGCTTCGGGCATTTCATTACTGTTGTTCTACGCATTTGCCATGCAATGTATGAGTACTTTGGCAGTAGTAAAAAGAGAGACCAATTCTTGGAAATGGCCAGCCGGTCAGCTCGTATTTATGAGCCTTTTTGCTTACATTGTAGCTTTAATTGCTTATCAACTATTAAAATAA
- a CDS encoding beta-N-acetylhexosaminidase gives MKTLVTLSTCLLGFLLVACNNPSIPKERTDLVLPIVPQPQQVQIYEGYFTLDAKTQMVFSTEEQSTAATMFKKDLEKLIGWSSPIATTQVEKNAMVLVQEDSLAKEAYLLDITAEQIVIKASSEAGYYYAFQTLLQLVPVIKKNTPRSELKFNQLAIVDEPRFQWRGAMLDISRHFFGPKSIKQLIDQMAAHKMNRLHLHLTDDTGWRIEIKEYPKLIEIGSLGDKTNPDGQSMYLTEKEAREITAYANERHITIIPEVDVPGHSGAVERAYPEFSGGNNTLNIANEDAIKMIETVILRLSDIFNTDYVHYGSDEVRHHNWEGRPDMLAKMKELELRNQHEFEGWFDRRMADFIVASGLKPIAWDEASDFGVNKGTILQWWRGEFPKVLHTAAERGYQIILSPVDFLYLDYPSDLKEAGANWEGLHNGPNSMEALYQWNPIPKSFDENMSNQILGLEAGIWTEFIDNQKRLEYMTYPRLFAVAEKGWSTEENIDWESFQERLSLQYEKLRILGINYRIPNISIEERKKLQPEAYIGPISQEFQ, from the coding sequence ATGAAAACATTAGTTACACTTTCAACTTGTCTTTTGGGCTTTCTTTTGGTCGCTTGTAACAATCCTTCGATTCCGAAAGAAAGAACCGACCTGGTGCTACCAATTGTTCCGCAACCTCAGCAAGTCCAAATTTATGAAGGTTATTTTACATTGGACGCCAAAACACAAATGGTATTTTCTACGGAAGAACAAAGTACCGCTGCAACAATGTTTAAAAAAGATCTAGAAAAATTAATAGGGTGGTCCAGCCCAATTGCGACTACCCAGGTCGAAAAAAATGCTATGGTATTGGTCCAGGAAGATTCCTTGGCCAAAGAGGCATATCTCCTGGATATAACCGCTGAACAAATAGTGATAAAGGCATCTTCGGAAGCAGGATACTATTATGCCTTTCAAACGCTTTTACAACTAGTACCGGTTATCAAAAAAAATACGCCACGATCAGAACTTAAATTCAATCAATTAGCCATTGTCGACGAGCCCAGATTTCAGTGGCGTGGTGCTATGCTCGATATTTCACGACATTTTTTTGGGCCAAAATCGATAAAACAACTGATCGACCAAATGGCAGCACATAAAATGAACCGCTTGCACCTTCATTTAACCGATGATACCGGTTGGCGAATCGAAATCAAGGAATATCCTAAACTTATTGAAATTGGGTCACTGGGAGATAAAACAAATCCAGATGGCCAATCAATGTATCTTACCGAAAAAGAGGCTAGGGAAATTACGGCTTATGCCAATGAAAGACATATTACCATAATTCCCGAAGTGGATGTCCCTGGACATTCAGGTGCTGTTGAAAGAGCGTATCCAGAGTTTAGTGGGGGCAACAATACCCTTAATATTGCAAATGAAGATGCCATTAAAATGATAGAAACCGTAATCCTTCGCTTGTCCGATATTTTTAATACCGACTATGTTCATTATGGAAGCGATGAGGTAAGACACCATAATTGGGAAGGGCGACCCGATATGTTGGCGAAAATGAAGGAATTGGAGCTCAGGAACCAACATGAATTCGAAGGGTGGTTCGACCGCCGAATGGCCGATTTCATAGTAGCGTCTGGATTAAAACCAATTGCTTGGGACGAAGCATCGGATTTTGGTGTCAATAAGGGGACGATCCTGCAATGGTGGCGCGGAGAATTTCCCAAAGTTTTACATACTGCGGCAGAGCGTGGTTATCAAATTATTCTATCCCCGGTAGACTTTTTGTATTTGGACTACCCTAGCGACTTAAAAGAAGCTGGTGCCAATTGGGAAGGCTTGCATAATGGACCAAATTCAATGGAAGCACTATATCAATGGAACCCAATTCCTAAATCTTTTGATGAAAACATGTCCAACCAAATCTTGGGTCTTGAGGCAGGTATCTGGACGGAGTTTATTGACAATCAAAAACGCTTGGAATATATGACCTACCCCAGACTATTCGCTGTTGCAGAAAAAGGTTGGAGCACCGAGGAAAATATTGATTGGGAATCGTTTCAAGAACGGTTATCCTTACAGTATGAAAAATTAAGAATATTAGGTATTAACTATCGTATCCCAAATATTTCGATTGAAGAACGTAAAAAACTTCAACCAGAAGCATATATAGGTCCAATATCACAAGAATTTCAGTAG
- the rseP gene encoding RIP metalloprotease RseP — translation MSPIIIKTIQFFLSLSILIVLHELGHFIPAKYFKTRVEKFYLFFDVKFSLFKKKIGETEYGIGWLPLGGYVKISGMIDESMDKEAMAEEPKEWEFRSKPAWQRLIIMLGGVTVNFILAVAIFIGLAFAYGEQYISNDGLKDGVWVTDSTLGDALGVQTGDKFLDIDGKKVEKLQTIPYELVYGEKFTIERNGNKINKEVPVDFIETISDNRDQAQFIKPRLPFVISQIPEDSQNEASGFEPGDVFTSISGTPVAYQDQVFPILEANKGTTVNVIVKRNGEEIPLKANISEEAKLGLLIGLSSAEADEQGYLKIKTTDYSFVESIPAGWNKGVKTLTDYIKGMKKIFNPDTGAYKEVGGFAAIGGMFPDTWNWPAFWATTAFISIILAFMNILPIPALDGGHVMFLLYEMVTGRKPSDKFLEYAQITGFFILIALLLFANGNDVYKWLFK, via the coding sequence ATGAGCCCTATTATTATAAAGACCATACAATTTTTTTTAAGCCTTTCTATACTTATTGTACTTCACGAGTTAGGTCATTTTATACCAGCAAAATATTTTAAAACCAGAGTAGAGAAATTTTATTTATTTTTTGATGTAAAGTTTTCACTCTTCAAAAAGAAAATTGGGGAGACAGAATACGGTATTGGTTGGTTGCCTTTGGGCGGTTATGTAAAGATATCGGGAATGATAGATGAAAGCATGGATAAAGAAGCCATGGCCGAGGAACCAAAAGAATGGGAGTTTAGAAGCAAGCCTGCTTGGCAACGGTTAATTATTATGCTGGGCGGTGTAACCGTTAATTTTATATTGGCTGTTGCAATATTTATTGGCTTGGCATTTGCTTACGGTGAACAATATATTTCCAATGACGGACTTAAAGATGGTGTTTGGGTTACTGATTCTACCTTAGGAGATGCACTTGGCGTACAAACAGGGGATAAATTTCTAGACATTGATGGTAAAAAAGTAGAGAAGCTACAAACAATACCCTATGAATTGGTCTACGGTGAAAAATTCACCATCGAAAGAAACGGCAATAAGATAAATAAAGAAGTTCCTGTAGATTTTATTGAAACAATTTCAGATAATAGAGATCAAGCCCAATTTATTAAACCAAGATTGCCTTTTGTTATTAGTCAAATTCCAGAAGATTCACAAAACGAGGCATCTGGTTTTGAACCTGGTGATGTCTTTACCAGTATTTCCGGAACGCCAGTCGCCTACCAAGATCAAGTTTTTCCAATACTTGAAGCTAATAAAGGAACCACGGTAAATGTTATCGTGAAACGAAATGGAGAAGAAATACCCTTAAAAGCGAATATTTCTGAGGAAGCCAAGTTAGGGTTACTAATTGGTTTATCAAGTGCAGAAGCTGACGAACAAGGATATCTTAAAATTAAAACTACGGATTATTCATTTGTAGAATCTATACCTGCGGGATGGAACAAAGGTGTTAAGACACTTACAGATTATATTAAAGGGATGAAGAAAATCTTCAATCCTGATACCGGGGCATATAAAGAGGTTGGTGGCTTTGCGGCCATTGGCGGTATGTTTCCTGATACTTGGAACTGGCCAGCATTTTGGGCAACAACGGCTTTTATATCCATTATTTTAGCGTTTATGAATATTCTGCCTATTCCTGCATTAGATGGAGGCCACGTAATGTTTTTATTATACGAAATGGTTACAGGTAGAAAGCCTAGCGACAAATTTTTAGAGTATGCACAAATCACTGGATTTTTTATTTTAATAGCACTATTATTATTTGCAAATGGTAACGATGTGTATAAATGGCTATTTAAATAA
- a CDS encoding SCO family protein, whose product MRSFFAKFKLFGLVLLAISAVIIYLFYNALKPVKLLPVYSPAMVNSELVSEEIQHVKKYHTIGNFSFLNQNGKIITQQDYEGKIYIADFFFTTCPTICPIMTKNMAELQKELINDTDVLLLSHSVTPEIDSVAQLKKYAIEKGVNDTKWNLVTGDKKQIYDLARKSYLAVKTDGDGGPFDMIHTENFILVDKEKRIRGFYDGTNNDDMSKLLEDLKILKASYVE is encoded by the coding sequence ATGCGGTCTTTCTTCGCTAAATTCAAGCTATTCGGATTAGTATTACTGGCTATATCAGCAGTTATTATTTATCTTTTCTATAATGCCCTAAAACCGGTAAAGTTACTTCCGGTGTATTCACCTGCAATGGTAAATTCAGAATTAGTTTCTGAAGAAATACAGCATGTTAAGAAATACCATACCATTGGGAATTTCTCTTTTTTGAATCAAAATGGAAAGATAATCACTCAACAGGATTATGAAGGCAAAATTTATATAGCCGATTTCTTTTTTACTACCTGCCCTACCATTTGCCCAATTATGACCAAAAATATGGCAGAATTACAAAAAGAGCTAATTAATGATACTGATGTGCTTCTTTTGTCTCACTCCGTTACTCCTGAAATCGATTCTGTTGCCCAACTTAAAAAATATGCTATTGAAAAAGGGGTTAACGACACCAAATGGAATTTAGTTACTGGTGATAAAAAGCAAATTTATGACCTAGCACGTAAATCGTATTTGGCCGTAAAGACCGATGGTGATGGTGGACCTTTTGATATGATACACACCGAAAATTTTATTTTGGTCGATAAGGAAAAACGTATTCGTGGGTTTTACGATGGCACCAATAATGATGATATGTCTAAACTTTTAGAGGACCTTAAAATTTTAAAAGCATCGTACGTCGAATAA
- a CDS encoding glycoside hydrolase family 31 protein: MNKQLFNSIFSLIILIPLVSIGQVYSAQVIHQNNDLENNDKTITISLLKDELWWGGAVNDGVSMPYQEGFTYSNMYNDNKGNQLQPLLISNKGRVIWSEKSFEFTFTKNSISIQAKGELLQKNAGRTLKEAFSYASKKYFAANGKMPDELLFSSPQYNTWIELMYNQNQNDILEYAHAIIDNGFPPGVLMIDDNWQEDHGKWNFHPDRFPNPRKMMEELDAIGFKVMLWVCPFVSPDSDISRELAKNNFLVNYLGASPRGIRPKRTFNFEASLGVLYPLAVPIKNASDAKVTAAPWIKVERPAMVYWWNGVSAVLDLSNPGAENWFKSQLQQLVDEYGVDGFKFDAGDSYFYPDYLVSFKKDITPNEHSELFGKIGLDFPLNEYRATWKMAGLPLVQRLSDKGHNWNDLRTIILNITSQGLMGYAFTCPDMIGGGEFKSFLHTETIDQDLIVRSAQVHSLMPMMQFSVAPWRILDEKHLKAVKKAVQLRKEFTPYIMSLAKEAATTGEPIVRTMEYMYPDQGFERIKDQFMLGEKILVAPVLDKEENKRKVLLPKGKWITGNNKTYRGGSNKTFEVALDELLYFIKQ, from the coding sequence ATGAATAAACAACTATTCAATTCAATTTTCAGTCTAATTATTTTAATTCCTTTAGTCAGTATCGGGCAGGTGTATTCAGCTCAGGTCATTCACCAGAATAATGATCTTGAAAACAATGATAAAACAATCACTATTTCTTTACTCAAAGATGAACTCTGGTGGGGTGGTGCTGTCAATGATGGCGTTTCAATGCCCTATCAAGAAGGTTTTACGTATTCCAATATGTATAACGACAACAAGGGAAATCAATTACAGCCTTTACTTATTTCGAACAAAGGACGGGTTATTTGGTCGGAAAAATCATTTGAGTTTACATTTACAAAGAATTCCATTTCTATTCAAGCTAAAGGCGAGTTACTACAAAAAAATGCAGGGCGTACATTAAAAGAAGCCTTTTCCTATGCTTCAAAAAAGTACTTTGCCGCAAATGGAAAGATGCCCGATGAACTCCTTTTTTCCTCCCCACAATACAATACGTGGATAGAGTTAATGTATAATCAGAATCAGAACGATATATTGGAATATGCCCATGCCATTATTGATAATGGCTTTCCACCGGGTGTGCTTATGATAGATGACAACTGGCAAGAAGACCATGGAAAATGGAACTTTCATCCCGACCGTTTCCCTAACCCTAGAAAAATGATGGAGGAACTAGATGCAATAGGTTTTAAAGTAATGTTATGGGTATGTCCGTTTGTGAGTCCAGATTCTGACATTTCCCGCGAATTGGCCAAAAATAATTTTTTAGTAAACTACCTCGGGGCAAGCCCACGAGGCATTCGCCCGAAACGAACTTTTAATTTCGAGGCAAGCCTCGGGGTATTATACCCTTTGGCGGTGCCAATAAAAAATGCAAGTGACGCCAAAGTAACCGCGGCTCCATGGATAAAAGTAGAACGACCAGCTATGGTTTATTGGTGGAACGGTGTTAGCGCCGTGCTAGACCTATCAAATCCCGGAGCGGAAAATTGGTTTAAATCGCAGTTACAACAATTGGTCGATGAATACGGCGTAGATGGCTTTAAATTCGATGCGGGCGATTCCTACTTTTATCCAGATTACTTGGTAAGCTTTAAGAAGGACATTACTCCGAACGAACATTCCGAATTATTTGGTAAAATTGGATTGGACTTTCCGTTGAACGAGTATCGCGCTACGTGGAAAATGGCAGGACTTCCATTAGTACAACGCCTAAGTGATAAAGGTCATAATTGGAACGACCTTCGAACTATAATTCTGAACATTACTAGCCAAGGCTTAATGGGCTACGCCTTTACTTGCCCAGATATGATAGGTGGTGGTGAATTCAAGTCTTTTCTGCATACCGAAACCATTGACCAAGATTTAATTGTAAGGTCGGCACAGGTACATTCGTTGATGCCCATGATGCAATTTTCCGTTGCCCCGTGGCGGATTCTGGACGAGAAACATTTAAAAGCCGTAAAAAAGGCGGTACAACTTCGTAAAGAATTTACCCCCTATATTATGAGTTTGGCAAAGGAAGCGGCAACAACCGGAGAGCCCATTGTAAGAACAATGGAATATATGTATCCTGATCAAGGTTTCGAAAGGATAAAAGATCAATTTATGTTGGGCGAGAAGATTCTCGTTGCGCCTGTTCTCGATAAGGAAGAAAATAAACGTAAAGTACTTTTGCCCAAGGGCAAATGGATAACAGGAAACAACAAAACATATCGTGGAGGCAGTAATAAAACATTCGAGGTAGCCTTGGATGAACTTCTGTACTTTATCAAACAATAA
- a CDS encoding FeoA family protein, whose product METTIAHLKRGQKGIIKEFTEGLLPIKLLELGCLPGNEVELIQVAPLKDPIYINVNGSHIAIRREMALHIALDIIEDNVVI is encoded by the coding sequence TTGGAAACTACCATTGCACACTTAAAGAGAGGTCAAAAGGGAATTATAAAGGAATTCACTGAAGGCTTATTGCCAATAAAGTTACTAGAATTAGGTTGTTTGCCAGGCAATGAAGTAGAATTGATACAAGTAGCACCATTAAAAGACCCTATTTATATTAATGTAAATGGTTCACATATTGCCATTAGAAGAGAAATGGCACTTCATATAGCGTTAGATATCATTGAAGACAATGTGGTTATATGA